A region of Gracilinanus agilis isolate LMUSP501 chromosome 3, AgileGrace, whole genome shotgun sequence DNA encodes the following proteins:
- the A4GNT gene encoding alpha-1,4-N-acetylglucosaminyltransferase yields the protein MLKEFQISLSIFLLFACGFLIEMTLKPRCFFSCTPIYKTMMKPENIFKHGRNIVFLETTDRLEPSPLVSCAIESAARIYPERPIIFLMKGLDNNSIHLPLNATYSAFSLLSAIKNVFLFPLDMETLLKETPLFSWYTRVNSSAEKNWVHISSDACRLAFIWRYGGIYMDTDIISIRSIPEDNFLAAQASKFSSNGIFGFHHHHPFIWQCMENFIEHYNGDIWGHQGPDLMTRMLKLWCNLTDFQELRDLRCPYFSFLHPQRFYPISYPNWKLYYQVWDVEPSFNDSYALHLWNYMNHEKKAVIGGSNTLAENLYRKYCPITYKNLIQGK from the exons ATGCTGAAGGAGTTCCAGATATCCCTTTCAATCTTTTTGCTGTTCGCTTGTGGATTCCTGATTGAAATGACCCTGAAGCCCAGATGTTTCTTTTCTTGCACACCTATATACAAGACCATGATGAAACCTGAGAACATTTTCAAACATGGCAGAAACATTGTATTTCTGGAGACCACTGATAGGTTGGAGCCTTCTCCCTTAGTTTCATGTGCTATTGAATCTGCAGCTAGAATTTACCCTGAAAGACCTATAATTTTTTTGATGAAAGGGCTGGATAACAATTCTATTCATTTGCCATTAAATGCTACCTATTCAGCTTTTTCCCTCTTGTCAGCAAtcaagaatgtcttccttttccctcttgatATGGAAACTTTGCTGAAGGAAACACCTCTCTTCTCATGGTATACTCGA GTCAATTCCAGCGCAGAAAAGAACTGGGTTCACATCAGTTCAGATGCTTGTAGGCTTGCTTTCATCTGGCGATATGGTGGAATCTACATGGACACCGACATAATTTCTATAAGATCCATTCCAGAGGATAATTTTCTGGCAGCACAAGCTTCTAAATTCTCTAGCAATGGGATTTTTGGGTTCCACCATCATCACCCTTTCATTTGGCAATGTATGGAGAACTTTATTGAACACTACAATGGGGACATTTGGGGCCACCAGGGCCCTGACCTAATGACAAGAATGCTGAAGCTGTGGTGTAATCTTACAGATTTTCAGGAGTTGAGAGACCTCAGGTGCCCATATTTCTCCTTCTTGCATCCCCAGCGGTTTTACCCTATCTCCTATCCAAATTGGAAACTTTACTATCAGGTCTGGGATGTAGAACCAAGTTTTAATGATTCCTATGCCTTGCATTTATGGAACTACATGAACCACGAGAAGAAAGCTGTGATTGGAGGGAGCAACACATTGGCAGAAAATCTTTATCGAAAATATTGCCCCATTACCTACAAGAATCTCATTCAAGGCAAATAG